A window of the Arachis duranensis cultivar V14167 chromosome 5, aradu.V14167.gnm2.J7QH, whole genome shotgun sequence genome harbors these coding sequences:
- the LOC107487601 gene encoding MACPF domain-containing protein At4g24290-like: MSEQFNRELSLTGKIPSGLFNAMFEFSGSWQKDAAHTKTLAFDGVLITLYTVALEKSQLVLCDHVKKAVPPSWDPPELARFIETFGTHIVVGMKMGGKDVIYLKQQHSSALQPADVQKRLKEMADRRFMDATGQYTIASDQVFPNEKVCE, from the exons ATGTCAGAGCAGTTCAATCGGGAATTATCTTTGACTGGTAAAATTCCGTCAGGCCTTTTCAATGCTATGTTTGAATTTTCTGGGAGTTGGCAGAAAGATGCAGCCCATACCAAAACCCTTGCTTTTGACGGGGTGTTAATCACACTTTAcactgttgcattagagaagtCTCAGTTAGTACTCTGTGATCATGTTAAAAAGGCTGTACCACCATCTTGGGACCCACCTGAATTAGCAAG ATTTATTGAGACCTTTGGTACCCATATTGTTGTTGGAATGAAAATGGGAGGAAAGGATGTAATATATTTGAAGCAGCAGCACTCATCAGCTCTCCAACCTGCTGATGTTCAAAAAAGACTGAAAGAGATGGCAGATAGGAGATTTATGGATGCTACTGGCCAATATACAATTGCTTCAGATCAAGTTTTCCCAAATGAAAAGGTTTGTGAATaa